CTGAAGACCCGTTCCAGCGCTGCTTCGTCCTCGACCGTCGTGCCGGGGACGACCGAGTCGCGGTAACGGCGGGCTGTCGCGCGCGTCCGCACCACGAGGTACTCGTCGAAGCCCGCCCGCTGCTCCGGCGCCAGCTCGTCGTACGCGTCATCGTCCTGGCGGACCACCTGGTGCTCGGGCACCTGCCCGGTCCCCCCGCCCAGCGGGCACACCAGCGCGAGGCCGAGCACGAGCTCCGGACGGCGGGCCGCCAGACCGCGCGCCAGGTAGGCGCCGTAGGAGTGCCCGAGCAGCAGCACCGGCCCCTCCCCCAGCTGCTCGACGAAGCCGGCGAGCACCGTGACGACGTCGTCGTTGCCGTTCAGCCCCTCGGTCGTCGTCCGGCCCATCCCGGGCAGGTCCGGGTAGACCCGACGCAGCCCGACGTCCGGGACGACGGCCTCGACCGCCGCCTCGATCTCCCGGTGGTCCACGCCGGCGCCGTGCAGCGCGACGAGCGGCAGACCGCTCCCGTGCGCGACGGCGTGGACCGACACCGCGCCGACCTGGTTGTCCACGTCGGTGCCGGTCAGCGGTCCGGGAGGGGCTCGCACTGCATGGACGTGGCCTCTGCTGCTGCCGTCCGCATGTCACCCGCCCCCGGGCCTCGACGTTGGAGCCGACTCCTGATCCTGGCGTCCAGCGGGACCTCGACACAAGGGAGCGCCGCTGGCCCGTCACCGGCTCGGTCCGCATGCTCACCGTGCGCCTGCTCGGTCGCGACGATCGGGTCGCCGCCACCCGCCACCCGCCGCCGGCCCGAGGCGCGGTGACGCCCGGCGCGCCGAGCGCGACGCCCACCGCGACGTCGCCTTCTCCCTGGTCCGGGACGCCGCCGCGTAGCGGGGGCACGACGGAGGGCCCGGCAGCTCGCAGCTGACGGGCCCTCCCCCGCGGTCAGACCGGCACGCCGGCCCGGGCCTCGTCCCGCCGGCCGGCGGTGAGTTCCCCGGCAGGGACGGCGTCCTCGTCGGGCGCCTCCGGCTCGATCGTGGGCAGCAACCGGTCCAGCCACCCCGGCAGCCACCAGCTCCTACGGCCCAGCAGGGTCATCGTGGCCGGCACCAGCACCATCCGGACGACGGTGGCGTCCAGCAGCACCGCGACCGCCATGCCCAGCCCCAGCTGCCGGACGACGAGGTCGGTCTCGGTGGCGAACCCGAGGAAGACGACGACCATGACGGCCGCGGCGGTGGAGATGACCCGCCCCGTGCCGGCGACGCCCCGCACGACGCTGTCCCGGGCGTCCCCGCTGCGCAGCCAGTGCTCCCGGATCCGGGAGAGCAGGAACACCTCGTAGTCCATCGAGAGGCCGAACAGGATCGCGAACATCAGGATCGGCAGCCAGCTCGACACCGGCATCGCGCCGTCCAGGCCCACCAGGTCGCTGCCCCAGCCCCACTGGAACACCGCGGTGACGACGCCGTAGGCCGCACCGATGGACAGCAGGTTGAGCACCGCCGCCTTCACCGGCACCACCGCCGAGCGGAACATCGCGGCCAGCAGCAGCATCGAGACCGCGACGACGAAGCCGACGACCAGCCACAGCCGGTCCGACAGCAGCACGGAGA
The Modestobacter marinus DNA segment above includes these coding regions:
- a CDS encoding alpha/beta fold hydrolase — encoded protein: MRAPPGPLTGTDVDNQVGAVSVHAVAHGSGLPLVALHGAGVDHREIEAAVEAVVPDVGLRRVYPDLPGMGRTTTEGLNGNDDVVTVLAGFVEQLGEGPVLLLGHSYGAYLARGLAARRPELVLGLALVCPLGGGTGQVPEHQVVRQDDDAYDELAPEQRAGFDEYLVVRTRATARRYRDSVVPGTTVEDEAALERVFSGWAIDLGAGYGGPTLVVAGRRDSTVGYADAVGLLAHHPNATLAVVDGAGHALVHERPEVFGALLGEWIDRAWPHRSRRG